A single window of Athene noctua chromosome 1, bAthNoc1.hap1.1, whole genome shotgun sequence DNA harbors:
- the FAM3B gene encoding protein FAM3B has protein sequence MWLNRQYLVKLAGLLLALLTAWYLGYFFAVLVSKETITTSIAYLQDIGKKPVLRAPIPKRQKCDHWSPCSPGNYAYRILSGGGKEKLAKICFEDELLISKEKGNAGSGINIAIVNYKTGRATSTKFFDMWEGDHSGEMMTFIKNAPKGSLLLMVTHDDGSTRLKNDAKKLIEELGSKEIWNMKFRSSWAFIAAKGFKLPDNIQKEKINHSDKKKNRYGDWPAEIQIEGCIPGNLI, from the exons ATGTGGCTGAACCGGCAAT ATCTTGTGAAATTAGCAGGGCTCTTGTTAGCATTGTTGACTGCTTGGTACTTGGGATACTTCTTCGCTGTTCTTGTATCCAAAGAGACAATAACAACATCTATTGCTTATCTTCAAGACATTGGAAAGAAACCAGTGTTGAGAG CCCCGATCCCAAAAAGGCAGAAGTGTGATCACTGGTCTCCCTGCTCACCTGGGAACTATGCCTATCGGATTCTTAGTGGTGGTGGCAAAGAAAAGCTGGCTAAAATTTGTTTTGAGGATGAGCT GCTTATAAGCAAAGAGAAGGGTAATGCTGGAAGTGGTATAAACATTGCCATTGTGAATT ataaAACAGGAAGAGCTACATCAACAAAATTTTTTGACATGTGGGAAGGAG ACCACTCAGGAGAGATGATGACATTCATTAAAAATGCTCCAAAAGGGTCCCTCCTTTTGATGGTGACTCATGATGACGGAAGCACCCG GTTAAAAAATGATGCCAAAAAATTAATAGAAGAGCTGGGAAGTAAAGAAATATGGAATATGAAGTTCAGGTCAAGCTGGGCCTTTATAGCTGCCAAAGGCTTCAAGCTGCCAGATAATATCCAAAAAGAAAAG ataAACCACTCTGACAAGAAGAAGAACAGGTATGGTGACTGGCCAGCTGAGATCCAAATAGAAGGCTGTATCCCAGGAAACCTGATCTGA